One stretch of Acidobacteriota bacterium DNA includes these proteins:
- the truA gene encoding tRNA pseudouridine(38-40) synthase TruA, producing MAERNIRLTVDYDGTQYAGWQMQTDQRTIQGELTEAIYRTTGQRVNLIGAGRTDAGVHALGQVANFRIEHRLEPARYKQAVNFHLPDDVHVRESVDVPLEFHARFDARFRRYRYLIDAEPSAVHRHFRWHQEDLDQELLCRAASLVPGEHDFAPFCVTASRKDSNVCRVGSSRWRSVGSLLVYEIRADRFLHGMVRSLVGAMVNLARIRRDRHPENLTLSRFRDILLAPSEIRVVFTAPAHGLYLVSVGY from the coding sequence ATGGCCGAGCGGAATATCAGATTGACTGTCGACTATGACGGTACGCAGTATGCGGGCTGGCAGATGCAGACCGACCAGAGAACGATTCAGGGTGAACTTACAGAGGCCATTTACAGGACGACGGGTCAGCGGGTCAACCTGATCGGAGCCGGCCGCACGGATGCCGGGGTGCACGCGCTGGGCCAGGTGGCGAATTTCCGTATCGAGCACCGGCTGGAGCCGGCACGATACAAGCAGGCTGTCAATTTCCATCTGCCGGATGACGTACACGTCAGGGAGTCAGTCGATGTGCCCCTGGAGTTTCATGCCCGGTTTGACGCGAGATTCAGGCGGTATCGGTACCTGATCGACGCCGAGCCGTCGGCAGTTCACCGGCATTTTCGCTGGCACCAGGAGGATCTGGACCAGGAGCTGTTGTGCCGGGCGGCATCTCTGGTGCCGGGTGAGCATGATTTCGCGCCATTTTGCGTGACGGCATCGCGGAAAGACAGTAACGTGTGCCGGGTAGGATCTTCCCGGTGGCGGTCGGTCGGTTCGCTGCTGGTGTACGAGATCAGGGCGGATCGGTTTCTCCACGGGATGGTCCGGTCGCTGGTCGGGGCGATGGTCAATCTGGCTCGGATACGCAGGGACCGCCACCCGGAAAACTTGACTTTGTCACGGTTCAGAGATATTTTACTGGCTCCCAGTGAGATACGGGTCGTGTTCACCGCCCCGGCGCACGGTCTCTATCTTGTATCTGTAGGTTATTAG
- the fsa gene encoding fructose-6-phosphate aldolase, with amino-acid sequence MKFFIDSANLDDIKEAAAMGVLDGVTTNPSLAAKESTPYRELLAQICKLVPGPVSAEVLATDTDGMIREAEELAAIGDNIVVKIPTILEGLRVIKELNGRGIMTNATLVFSPMQALLVAKAGATFVSPFVGRLDDISSDGMDLVSQIVTIYGNYGFSTEVIVASVRHPMHAVEAARMGAHVITMPLAVIRNLIRHPLTDIGLEKFLSDFRKASKNQ; translated from the coding sequence ATGAAATTCTTCATTGACTCCGCCAACCTCGACGATATCAAGGAAGCCGCGGCCATGGGTGTGCTTGATGGTGTGACGACCAACCCGTCGCTGGCCGCCAAAGAGAGCACTCCGTACCGGGAACTGCTGGCTCAAATCTGTAAGCTTGTCCCGGGGCCCGTCTCCGCCGAGGTGCTCGCGACCGACACCGACGGCATGATCCGCGAAGCCGAGGAACTGGCCGCCATAGGCGACAACATCGTTGTTAAGATACCCACTATTCTGGAAGGCCTCCGGGTGATAAAGGAACTGAACGGTCGCGGGATTATGACCAATGCCACGCTGGTGTTCAGTCCGATGCAGGCACTGCTCGTGGCCAAGGCCGGGGCGACCTTTGTATCGCCGTTTGTGGGCCGGCTTGACGACATATCCAGCGACGGCATGGACCTGGTATCGCAGATTGTCACGATCTACGGTAACTACGGTTTCAGCACGGAGGTGATCGTCGCGTCGGTGCGGCATCCCATGCATGCCGTGGAGGCCGCCCGCATGGGCGCCCACGTGATTACCATGCCGCTGGCCGTGATTCGTAACCTGATTCGGCACCCGCTGACCGACATCGGCCTGGAGAAGTTTCTCAGCGATTTCAGGAAGGCGAGCAAGAATCAATGA